From the genome of Polyodon spathula isolate WHYD16114869_AA chromosome 14, ASM1765450v1, whole genome shotgun sequence, one region includes:
- the LOC121326632 gene encoding G-protein coupled receptor 55-like, producing the protein MLLPSDESSSTAISLQQHSMQISLSASVGNLSSVMENCSFESINAFVRSLHLAVYIPIFIVGIILNALALIVFCRVLKKWTESTIYMANLALMDLLLLLILPFRIHATIDFTGTMQKTFCTFLETLYFVGMYGSIFTIVCICVDRYIAIKHPFHATTLRSPEKAFGACAVIWVLVWLGSIPVYDFHDDSYDNIRCFHNFSKTMWNPPMIIAVELFGFIIPMVVLVVCSVKIIKILQKKNNNRDSMIHRACVRIIYANLLVFLVSFTPSHVGIFLQYLVRGDVITDCRAKQNISLFVQVSMCLSNVTCCLDAFCYYFVTKETRSTDSFRRTLSFRNTSSTTEV; encoded by the exons ATGTTGCTGCCGTCAGATGAGAGCTCAAGCACAGCCATAAGCCTTCAGCAGCATTCCATGCAAATATCATTATCTGCCTCTGTGGGGAATCtcag CTCAGTTATGGAGAACTGTTCCTTTGAGAGCATCAACGCATTTGTACGCTCGCTACATTTAGCTGTCTACATCCCCATCTTCATTGTGGGAATCATCCTGAACGCACTGGCTCTAATTGTTTTCTGCAGGGTTTTAAAGAAATGGACGGAATCCACTATTTACATGGCTAACCTGGCACTAATGGACCTGCTCCTGCTTTTAATACTGCCTTTCAGAATCCACGCCACAATAGACTTTACAGGGACTATGCAGAAGACCTTTTGCACATTTCTGGAAACCCTCTACTTCGTCGGCATGTATGGCAGCATTTTCACCATCGTGTGCATTTGCGTCGATCGGTACATTGCCATCAAGCACCCTTTCCATGCAACAACCTTAAGGTCTCCGGAAAAGGCATTCGGGGCGTGCGCAGTAATCTGGGTTTTAGTGTGGTTGGGAAGCATACCCGTGTATGACTTCCACGACGACAGCTATGACAACATCAGGTGTTTTCACAATTTCTCAAAGACCATGTGGAACCCCCCCATGATCATCGCGGTGGAGCTGTTCGGGTTCATCATCCCCATGGTGGTCCTGGTGGTCTGTTCCGTGAAGATTATCAAGATCCTCcagaaaaagaacaacaacagGGACAGTATGATCCACAGAGCCTGTGTGCGGATCATCTACGCCAACCTGCTGGTGTTTTTGGTTTCCTTCACACCGAGCCACGTGGGGATTTTCCTTCAGTATCTGGTTAGAGGAGATGTCATTACTGACtgcagagcaaaacaaaacataagtctGTTTGTCCAGGTGTCAATGTGTCTGTCCAATGTCACCTGCTGTCTAGATGCGTTTTGTTATTACTTTGTTACAAAAGAGACTCGCTCAACCGATTCCTTCAGGAGGACCCTGAGTTTCAGAAATACTTCCTCAACTACTGAAGTATGA